Proteins encoded within one genomic window of Triticum aestivum cultivar Chinese Spring chromosome 2D, IWGSC CS RefSeq v2.1, whole genome shotgun sequence:
- the LOC123048098 gene encoding uncharacterized protein: MSGGIRRLVNLGVYDGRNSVYSLRRLDLSKMDLFHRTAEEAAADGKLLPTLTPAKAWASNDRRRICKADLSAAEAAAPSIQTPASELVIKPPEVSCSLPTHHRVYFLPTSSEDKVVLGDHTNRMFRFDAGEGRHWIESLPSLHEHKHSPLSIAVPPSDLHLHDGEDGGDMYIIDRILHPDKSEAKPQFEALVWRAEHRRSFCSRTWHCDILPLPPWIIQQKHAYVCGHALVGGDTICFSIAGAEGPGSYCFHIATREWSKADDWVMPFQGKAEYVPELGLWFGESRGLPCAADISSVIRGEEPPQHKLWIWVDDDLPEEWQPSELCRSKVISLGLGRFIVVDFLDAMIFDKDCNEMVTSKQFALFTGMEVLYDNGRSKGAGKDNDNYNSGTKCSGNENGNNGGKVKGMMRGLRMVKHKSKHYMFNVQQCIDPVL; the protein is encoded by the coding sequence ATGAGCGGCGGCATCCGGCGGTTGGTGAACCTGGGAGTGTATGATGGGCGCAACAGCGTGTATTCGCTCCGACGCTTGGACCTCTCCAAGATGGACTTGTTTCACCGGACGGCAGAAGAGGCGGCCGCGGATGGCAAGCTGCTGCCAACACTCACGCCTGCCAAGGCCTGGGCGTCCAACGACAGGAGAAGGATCTGCAAGGCTGACCtctcggcggcggaggcggcggcgcccaGCATCCAGACGCCGGCAAGCGAGCTGGTCATTAAGCCACCGGAAGTATCATGCAGCCTGCCGACCCATCACCGTGTTTATTTCCTCCCCACCTCCTCGGAGGACAAGGTGGTCTTGGGTGACCACACGAACCGCATGTTCCGCTTCGACGCAGGCGAGGGCCGCCACTGGATCGAGAGCCTGCCAAGCCTCCACGAGCACAAACACTCACCGTTGTCCATCGCCGTACCTCCGTCGGACTTGCACCTCCATGACGGCGAAGACGGTGGCGACATGTACATCATCGATAGGATCCTCCATCCGGACAAGTCGGAGGCGAAGCCACAGTTCGAGGCCCTGGTGTGGAGGGCGGAGCACCGGCGCTCATTTTGTAGCAGGACCTGGCACTGCGACATCCTCCCGCTGCCACCGTGGATCATCCAGCAGAAGCACGCCTACGTCTGTGGCCACGCTCTCGTCGGCGGCGACACCATTTGCTTCTCCATCGCCGGCGCCGAGGGCCCCGGCTCCTACTGCTTCCACATCGCGACTCGTGAGTGGAGTAAGGCTGACGACTGGGTTATGCCGTTCCAAGGCAAGGCGGAGTATGTTCCGGAGCTCGGGCTCTGGTTCGGCGAATCAAGAGGCCTCCCCTGTGCCGCCGACATCTCTAGCGTCATCAGAGGAGAGGAGCCTCCGCAGCACAAGTTGTGGATCTGGGTGGATGATGACCTGCCAGAGGAGTGGCAACCGAGCGAATTGTGTAGGTCCAAGGTCATCAGCCTCGGTTTGGGCAGGTTCATCGTTGTAGACTTCTTGGATGCCATGATATTCGACAAGGATTGCAATGAGATGGTTACGAGCAAGCAATTTGCCCTCTTTACTGGTATGGAGGTATTGTACGATAACGGCCGCAGCAAAGGTGCTGGCAAAGACAATGACAACTACAATAGTGGTACCAAATGCTCCGGCAACGAGAATGGCAACAATGGCGGCAAAGTCAAAGGGATGATGCGTGGCCTGCGTATGGTTAAGCACAAATCCAAACATTACATGTTTAACGTGCAACAGTGTATCGATCCGGTGCTGTGA